The DNA sequence GAAGCTTCTGAAATTACAGGAATGCCAATAATAACAGAAGTTATGAGTGAAGATGATATAGAGCTGATTTGTAAATATGCAGATATATTACAGGTGGGAGCAAGAAATATGCAAAATTTTGCATTATTAAAAAAACTTGGAAAAATAGATAAACCAATATTTTTAAAAAGAGGGATGGCAGCTACAGCTAAGGATTTTTTAATGTCAGCAGAATACATAATGGCTGGTGGAAATTATAATGTAATACTTTGTGAAAGAGGAATAAGAACTTATGAAACAGCTACAAGAAATACTTTGGATCTGAATTTAGTTCCTGTAGTGAAAGAGTGGAGCCATTTACCTGTTATAATTGATCCTAGTCACGGAACTGGAAGAAGAACTGCAGTATCTCCAATGGCAAGAGCTTCTATGGCAGTTGGAGCTGATGGGATAATGATAGAAGTTCATCCTGATCCAGATAAAGCTTTATCTGATGGTCCTCAATCTTTAACATTTGATATGTTTGAAAAACTTATGAAAGATTTAAAAGATATAGCAAAAGTAGTTAATAAAAAATTATAAAAAATTAATTAATAAAAAAATGATACAGATTAATTTTAATCTGTATCATTTTTTTTATGTTATGTATTAGACTACGAAAATTAATTTATATTGTGTGATTAGGATATATAATAATGTAGGGGCAGACCTATGTGTCTGCCCAGATTTGAAGATACAACAAAAGGGCGAACACACAGGTTCGCCCCTACATAATATTATAAATGATGTTTTTGTGGGATAATCATATTTTGTTTTAAAATACGCAATGATTTAAGAGTTTTTATAACAAAATATTAGAAACCTATTTTTTAAAGGTTATTTATTAATAACCAGTATATGATTTTAAAAGTTCTCTTTTTTTAACATCCCATAAATTAACTTTAGCATCTCCGCCAGAAGTTAATAATGTACTTGATGTAGGAAAAAATACTGCATTATAAACTTGTTTATCATTTGTTTGAATTTTGTCAACTAAAGAAAGCGAATTAGCGCCATAGAGATATACATATTTATCTGAAGATGCTACTGCTATTAAATCATTATCAGAACTCCAAGATACAGAATTCAAATTTTTATCAGCTGGAACGTCAATTGTATTAGTTACTTTAAGGTCCTTAACAGATGTAATACATAATTTCAAATCCCAACTGACAGATGCAATATAATTATTATCAGGAGAAAAAGCTATCCCTGTAATCCAATCATTATGAACATTTGAAATAGTATCTATTTTTTTTAAGTCGCTAGATTTTATTAAATATAAACTACCATTATCTCCACCAATAGCGATATACTGTTTGTTTGGGGATGTTGTAACAGATATAATTTTGCATGGCATAGAAATCATATTAACACGTGATAGTGAATTAATATCATAAAAAACTAAATTACCGTCAACGCCACCAGAAATAACTATATTTTCTTTTGATCCAAAAGTAACGTCCATAACTTTTCCAGTATGATTTTTAACAGAAGCAATTAATTTTTTTGAATTAAAATCAAATATAAAAACTTTTCCTGTAGAGCTGCCAACAGCAAAATATTTTCCACCAGGAGATATTGCAACAGTAGTTAGAGCGCCTTGATATAATTCAAAAGTTTTTATAATTATATTTTTGTCAAGGTCCCAAATTATTGCTGTTTCATCATTGCTAACAGAAATAGCTTTATTTCCAAACGGGTATTTAACGATATCTGTTACAGAATCAAAATGTCCCTCATTTAATGTAAATGGTTCTGAAAAAACTAAGATTGAAAAAAATAAAAATAAAAAAATTGTAAATATGTGTTTCATATTGTCACCTCTTTCAATAGAATAAAATAAACACTAAATTTAAATGTATCAAAAAATAAGTTTATTAAAATTATTTTTTGATGCCACATTTATGATTCTTTAAATAAATCACTTAATTTTTTTAGTATGTTATAATTAAAATAATTGGGCTTCCAAAAGGAAAATAGTGTTCAGTTATAATGAATCTCTTTCTCTTTATGCTCAAATTATATTATTAATAATTATCGGTAAGGAATAGTTATTAATAACCATAAAAATATAATTTAAATAATATTTTTATAGTTTATAATTTAAATTATACTACATTATAAACAAAAAGGCAAAAAAACTTGCAAATTTTGAAATAAAAAGGTAAAATTTAGTATAGATATTTGGGGGTAGATAACTATGGATAAGAAATTAATAGAGGATATAGAAAATGAAATAGGTCATAAAATATGTGGATATCCAACTAAAAAAGGGACTCCATGTAAAAATTTACCAGAACCTGGAGAAAAATTTTGCAAATTACATTCTAAAATATTAAAAGAAAAAATAGAACTTGGAGAAGAAGAACCGATTTTATTAGAAGAATCTAATAAATTAGAAGAGATCGATAAAATTTCAGAATTATTAATAGATGAAGATAAGAGACTTGATATAGAAAGCGATATAATGGCTGAACAGGAAATTGAGGGCTTATTATCTGAGGAAAGTGAAAAGATTGAAAATGAAAAAAATGGGTTTAATACAGAAGAATTGAATGAAAATATAGATTTAGAAGAATTATTAGAAGAAGTACCAGAGGAAAAGATAGAAGAATCAGAAGAAGAAGCTGAAAATTCAGAAGATTTAGAAGAATCTGAAGAAGAAGTTGAAAATCCAGAATCTGAAGAAGAATTTTTAGAAGAAGAAAATGAAAAATCAGAAGATGTAGAGCCAGAATCAGAAGATTTAGGTGAAAATATAGATTTAGAAGAGTTATTAGAAGAAGTACCAGAGGAAAAGATAGAAGAATCAGAAGAGTTAGAGCCGGAATCAGAAGAATTAGATGAAAATATAGATTTGGAAGAATTACTAGAAGAAGTACCAGAGGAAAAGATAGAATACTCAGAAGAAGCAGTTGAAAATTCAGAAGATTTAGAAGAATCTTTAGAAGAAGAAAATGAAAAATCAGAAGAGTTAGAGTCAGAATCAGAAGAATTAGATGAAAATATAGATTTGGAAGAATTATTAGAAGAAGTACCAGAGGAAAAGATAGAATACTCAGAAGAAGCAGTTGAAAATCCAGAGGATTTAGAAGAATCTTTAGAAGAAGAAAATGAAAAATCAGAAGAGTTAGAGTCAGAATCAGAAGATTTAGCTGAAAATGTAAATTTAGAAGAATTATTAGAAGAAGCACCTGAGGAAAAAAAAGAAGAATTAGAAGGAGAAACAGTTGAAAATCCAGAGGATTTAAAAGAACTTTTAGAAGAAGAAAATGAAAAATCAGAAGAGTTAGAGCCGGAATCAGAAGAATTAGATGAAAATATAGATTTGGAAGAATTACTAGAAGAAGTACCAGAGAAAAAGATAGAAGACTCAGAAGAAGCAGTTGAAAATCCAGAGGATTTAGAAGAATCTTTAGAAGAAGAAAATGAAAAATCAGAAGAGGTAGAGTTTGAATCAGAAGAACTGGGAGAAAATATAGATTTAGAAGAATTATTAGAAGAAGCACCTGAGGAAAAAAAAGAAGAATTAGAAGGAGAAGAAGCTGAAAATCCAGAGAATTTAGAAGAATCTTTAGAGGAAGAGAATGAAAATGCAGAAGAGTTAGAGTCAGAATCAGAAGATTTAGCTGAAAATGTAAATTTAGAAGAATTATTAGAAGAAGCACCTGAAGAAAAAAAAGAAAAATCTGAAGAATCGAAGAAAGGGGAAAAAAGCATGCCAGATGATTTGGAAGATATAGATAAACTTATATCTGAAAATTTAAATTCAAATGATGAAATACCTATAATAGATGATGACGAAGATGATTTTTTAAGTGGATTAGATGAAATAGACGAAGATACAAATATTGATGAAATGGTAAGTGAAAATGTTGAAAAAGAAGAAGAAGAACTGTTTGAAAAGGCATCTTTGGAACCGGAAATAAATAAAAAAACAGACGAAGAAGAGTTTTCTAGCTTAGAATTAGCAGAAGGAGAAAGCTTAGAAAAAGAGAAATCTAAAAAAAGAAAAAAAGAAAAAAAGAAAGTAAATATAGATTTAAAATATTTTATTATAAAAAATAAATATAAAATTTTAGCAATTATTGGAGGGCTGATTTTAATATTTATTTTGGGAAAAATATTTATTTTTAAAGGAACGAAAAAAAATAAAGCTAGTGTAAAATCTATTAATAATGGATCTCTTAGCAAGAAAAAATCTATAAAAAAAGAGAGCTCGCCGCTAGGAGGAGAAATTGTAGAAAGTGAAAATATAAATCAAAATAATATAGTAGACACAGAAAATAAAGAAGTTATGGAAAATAATTCTGAAAATGTCATTAACAATAATGATTTAAATGGCTATTTAATTACTTTAGATAATTTGTTAAAAAAGCTATCTGAAGAAAAAAACAAGGAGACTCAAATAGAAATTAAGAAAAAAATATCAGAATTAAAATTAAAAATATCAGAATTGTCAAAAAAAGAGGATGTATTATTAGAGAATAGAGTAAAAAGAATCAATTCTAATTTATTAGTATTAAATATAGATAAAATTAAAATTGATGGATTTACATTAGTGCTAGGGTTGCAAGGGAAAAGTTTGAATTTAAAAAATGAGATAACAAAAGAAAAAAGTTATAGAGATATATTTTATGTTGTAAAAAATATATTTGAAAAAGAAAAAAAGATAAATACAATAAATATAAACGTTTTTCAAGGGGATAAAGAAGTTAATAAAAAAATTGAAATTACTGCAAGGAGATATGAATATGAAAATATAAAAAATAAAAAAGATACTTATGAAAATTTAATTGATAATTTTAAAGTAACCATTATAGAGAGGTGAGAGAAAATGCCAAAAAATAAAAAAGATGTAATGCTAGAAGCGAGTTTAATGATGGTAAGAAATGAACTAGAACAAAAAACAGGCAAAGTGGTGGCAAGCAAATCAAAACCTAAAAATCAAGATGAATTTTTAAAAAAAATAAAATCAAAGAAAAAAGAACAAAGTTTAAATGGAGTGGATATATTTAAATTAAATAGAACAAATAAATTTGACAAAGAGATAAATATAGATGCTGTTATTGAAGTGGTGAAAAAAAAATTATGGAACTCTCCTAGAAGTTTAAAATTAATAAATGTTATGCTTGCATCATATATTTTACAAAGAAACTACAGTAAAGCTGGATTAGAATTAAAAAAAGGATTAAATATTGATTCAAATGATTTGGATATAAATTATAATGGAGCAGAATTGCTTTTTAAGATTGGAGAAATAAATAGAGCTAAGGAACTGTTGAAAAATATAATTAGTAAATACAAGGATAAAGAAGCATTATATTTTTTGGGAATGATATTGTATTTAGAAGGGAATAAAGAGCAAGCGATTGTAGTTATAGCAGAATCTTTAAAAGATGATTCTAATGTAACTAGAGTAGATAAAAATTTTGCGTTTTTATTTATAATAAAAGAAGATGTTGAAAAAGAGTTAGAAATTTTAAGTAAATCTTTAAAAAGAGTAGTTGGGAATTTAGATTTTAGAATTGTGAAATCGTATTATGAAATTTTAACAGGTAAGTTAGAAAAAAATGATGCTAATGAAAAAATAATAATGAAATTAATTGCAGAAGATAAAAAATATTTACCTTGTTTAAAAGTTAATATGGGATTGAAGGCAAAAAAGAGTGGGGATTTAAAAGAAGCAGTAGAAAATTATAATCAAGCAATTAAACAAAATCCTAAATGTATTTGTGCAAAATTAGAAAAAATAGATATTTATTTAGAAGAATCTAAATATGAAAAAGCAGGGGAAATATTAGAAACAATTATAAAAAGTAATGGGAAATATTTGCCAGTATTACAGAGGGCTTTGGAGTTTGAATTTTATTCAAAAAACCAAAGCGAAACAGAAAAAATAGCAAGAAAAATAGTTAAAATAAAAAAGGATAGTTTAATAGAGGTGTATAATAAAGAAAAAATCATATTAAAATTATCTTTAAATGATATTATTGAAGGATTTTATGGGAAATTAAAAATTATATTAGATAAATATAGAGATTTGAATCCTAAATTTAGATTTTTAGGATATAGTGAAATGGCAACATATAAGCTATTTAGAAACATAAAATTATGTGAAATAGATTTTTATAAGGAGGGATTTGTAAAATGAGAATTGATTCAAAAACAAAATTAATATCTTTATTAGGGTATCCAGTGGGGCATAGCAAATCGCCATTAATGCATAATGCAGAATTAGAAACATTAGGAGTAAATGCTATATATACAGCAATGGAGATAGAACCTCAAAAATTAGGAGCGGTAGTAAATGGATTAAAAAGTATAAATAATTTTATAGGCGCAAATGTAACCATACCACACAAAGAAAATGTAATGAAATACGTAGATGGATTGACAGAGGAAGCAAAAAGCATAGGAGCAGTAAATACATTATATTTTGAAGATGATAAATTAATAGGAGATAATACAGATGGTCGAGGTTTTATATTATCTCTTATGAATGATAGTGGATTTGATCCAAAAGAAAAAGAAGTGTTGGTATTAGGAGCTGGTGGTGCAGCTAAAGCGATAATTACAAAATTAATTCAAGAATCAGTTAAAGTTGTAAATATTTATGAATTGAATATAGAAAAAAGTAGAGAAGTAAAAAAACAGATAGAAAATATAAACTCTTCTACAAAGATAAATTTAATATTAAAAGATGAATTAGAAAATTGTGCAAAGAAAAGTGATCTGATTATCAATTGTACTCCTGTAGGATTAAAAGAAAATGATCCTTTAATTTTGTCTGAAAATGTATTTAATGAAAAACAAGTGGTTTTCGATTTGATATATAATCCTGAAAAAACCAAATTATTATTAGCGGCAGAAAAGAAAGGGGCTAAAATTTTAAATGGACTTGGAATGCTAGTGTATCAAGGGGCGTTATCATTTGAAAAATGGATAGGAGAAAAACCAAATGTTGAAAATATGAAAGAGACTATAAAAAAATCTATGTAGTGGTTTAACTACAAAAAGTATTTAAAAAACTATTTTTTGTGGGAAAATTATTTTAAAATTTTATTTGAAAAAATTAGCAAAAGGAGAAAAAAATGGTAATTACAAGAAGACAGGAGATGTTAGGAGAAAAATTATTAAAAGCTGGATTAATTAAAAAAGAGCAATTGGAAGAGGCATTGTCACAGCAAAAAATGACGAAAGAAAAAGTAGGAGAAATATTAGTAAGATTAGGCTATATATCTATAGATGAAATTTTACCATTGCTTGCTTCTCATTTAGGAGTAAAAAGTACTCGTATAGAATTAGAAGAGTTAGATGAGGATTTAAAAGATGTTTTGCCATTAGATTTAATGAGAAAACACCATATATTTCCTATTAGGAAAAGAGGAAATAAATTAATTCTTGCAATGGCAAATCCAAATGATTTGTTTGTGGCAGATGATGTACAATTAAGGACAAAATCAGTAGTAATACCTGTATTAGCTTTAAAAAGTGAAATAGAATCAGCTATAGACCATATTTCGCAAAGAGAAGAAAAAAGTTCAGAAGAGCAAATGAGTGATGATATTTTAAATGAGTTAGAAGGTTTTGAAAGTACAGACTTAGAATTTGTAGAAGATAAAGATGAAAACTTAGAGGATTCTTTAAATTCTGATAGTGCACCAATAGTAAAAGCAGTAAATGCATTAATAGCAAAAGCAATAGCTGTGGGGGCAAGTGATATTCATATAGAACCTTATGAAAAAAAAGTAAGAGTAAGATTTAGAATAGATGGAGTTTTGAGTGAAATAAAAAGTTTTCCAAAACGAGTTATAGGGCCTATGGCATCTAGAATAAAAATAACATCAGGACTAGATATAGCTGAAAAAAGATTACCTCAAGATGGAAGGTTTAAAACAACGACAAGGGGAAGAAGTATAGATTTTAGAGTATCAACACTGCCAACTGTTCATGGAGAAAAAATAGTTATGCGGATATTGGATAAAGGGAATTTGAAATTAAATATGGAAGATTTGGGATTTGAAAAAGAGGAGTTAGAGAGATTTGATAAAGCTTTAAGTAATCCATATGGAATGATACTTGTAACAGGTCCAACAGGAAGTGGAAAAAGTACAACTTTATATTCAGCGTTAAATAGATTAAATAAACCAGATGTAAATATATCAACAGCGGAAGATCCGGTTGAATTTCAATTAGAAGGGATTAATCAAGTACATTGTAAAAAAGAGATTGGACTAGATTTTGCCTCAGCTTTAAAATCTTTTTTGCGTCAAGATCCAGATATAATAATGGTGGGAGAAATTCGGGATAAAGAAACAGCTGAAATATCCGTAAAAGCGGCGTTAACAGGACATTTAGTTTTGTCTACAATTCATACAAATGATGCGCCAAGTACAATACAAAGGCTTACAAATATGGGAATGGAACCATTTATGCTGTCATCTTCTTTATTGCTAATAGAGGCACAAAGATTAGGAAGGAGAATATGCAGTAATTGTAAAACTGAAGTAAAAGCAAAAAAAGGACAAATTGTTGCATTGGGATTAGATTACGAAGAATATAAAGATGTAGTTTTTTATAAAGGAACAGGATGTCCTAAATGTAACGGAACTGGTTACAAGGGTAGAGTGGGGTTTTATGAGGTTATGTATATAGATGAAGATATAAGAGAAGCTATAGCAAAAGGGGCTAGTTCAGATGAATTGCGCAAATTGGCTAGGAAAAATGGAATGCGAACGTTAAGAGAACAAGCTATAATAAAAGCAAAAAATGGGGTAACAACAATTGAAGAAGTCCTACGAGTTACTATGGAATAGTGCTTGACAAAAATATTTCAAGATGATATTATATACATAAAGTTCTTTTTCCGTAAAAAGGGGTGTGGAAATGTTTAATTTTAAGTATACTGCTATTGATAAACAGGGGAATAAAAAAAATGGGGAATTACAAGCAAAAAATGAGAAGGATTTAAAGTCGGCTTTAAAAGCAGCAGGCTTTATTTTAATTAAAGCACAAAAAAAAGGTGGTTCCAAAAGTGGTTCAAGTGGTTCAAAATCGAGCTCAAACAAAACTGGAGAAAAAAAAGTATCTATGTTTAGTAGAGTTACTTTAAAAGAGCTTACAATATTTAGTAGACAACTAGCCACAATGATATCTTCAGGAGTTACACTTTTAAAAGCAATTACAATTTTATCAGAACAAAATGAGAATCCATTGTTTAAACAAAAATTAACACAGATAAAAAGTGATATTGAATCAGGTCAACCTTTTTCAAATGCGTTATCAAAACATCCGAAACAGTTTGATAAACTATATGTAAGTATGGTAAGGGCTGGAGAAGAAAGTGGAGCATTAGAGGTAGTTTTAAATAGATTAGCTACTAGTATGGAAAAAAATCAGGAATTAAGAGGAAAAGTAAAAGGTGCTATGATGTATCCTGCAATAGTAATGATTGTAGCGCTTAGTATTACTTTTATGTTATTAACATTCGTAGTTCCTACATTTACATCTATGTTTAAAGATGCTGGAATGCAGCTTCCAGGATTAACCCAAAAAGTGGTAGATGTAAGTGATTTTTTAAGAGTTTATTGGTGGGTAGTTATAATTGGAGTTATATTATTGGTAGTTGGAATAAAAAAATATATAAATACACCAAAAGGTAGAAAAAAATTAGATGGATTAATGTTAAAATTGCCAATAATGGGGTCTTTTACAAGGAAAGTTTCAGTTGGAAGATTTACGAGAACAATGGCGACTCTTTTGGATAGTGGAGTTCCTATATTAATGGCATTTGATATAGTATCTGAAACGGTTGGGAATGAAATTATTTCAGAAGCTATAATGGTAGCAAAATCAAGCATAAAAGAAGGAAATACAATAGCAAAACCTTTAGCAGATAGTGGCGAATTTCCGCTTATGGTAACTCAAATGATAGAAATAGGAGAAGAAAGCGGTTCTATAAGTGAAATGTTAAGTAAAGTGGCGGATTTTAATGAGAGGGAAGTAGAAGAAGCGGTAGCTGTAGTAGTATCTGCAATGGAACCGTTAGCAATTGTAGTAATGGCAATAATAGTGGGGACTATTGTAATAGCTATGTTTTTACCAATGTTTAAATTAAGTGACCTTGCTGGCTAAAGAATGTTTGAAAAATAGGTGGTGTAAGTGAATGATAGGGACAAGAGATATTATAGAAATAAAAAATATAAGTAAAAATTATAAAGAGATAGATATATTTAAAAGATTAAAAGGTCATAAAAGTAAAATTGGAATAAACAATATTTCATTAAATGTAAAAGAAGGGGAGATTTTTTCTATAATCGGGTTAAATGGTTCTGGAAAAACCACATTAATGAAGTGTATGTTAGGACTATTGAAACCTGATTTTGGCGAAATAAAAGTTTTTGGAAAATCAAAATTAAAAAGAAAAGATTATTACAATATAGGATATCTACCTGAAATATCTTATTATCCTAAAGAGGTAAGGTTGAAAGATTTAATTAATTATTATGCAGAACTTTATAATATGGATAGGTTAAACAGAAATAAGATTATAGATGAAATTTTTGAAATATTAAAATTAAAAGGTAGAGAAAAAGATAAATTAGAAAATTTTTCTAAAGGAATGGTTCAAAAAGTTGGGATAGCACAAGCTATAATGAATGAACCGAAACTATTATTTTTAGATGAGCCAATGTCAGGGCTTGATCCGCTGGGAAGAAAATTAGTAATGGATATTATAAAAAAAATGAAAAGTAAAGGGACGACGATAATTTTGAATACACATATTTTAAGTGATGTAGAAAAACTAAGCGATAGAATTGTAATATTAGATTCTGGAGAATTAAAATCAGTTGTAGATTTTAAAAATTATATGCAAATAAAGTCAAAATATCAAATAAAAATAACTAAACCTTATAAAAATTTTGTAAGATTAGGGAGTTTTTATGTTAAAAATGTTATAGAAACAGAACTAGATGAAATAATTGGGGATTTGATTTTAAGAGGAGTAAAAATAGTTGATATAGAAAAGTTAAATGTTTCTTTGGAAAGATATTTTATAGAACAAATTAGTTAAAAGGGTGGTAGATATGAGACAAATAATATCAATAGCAAAATTTACAATTAAAGAAAATATTTTTAATAGAGTATTTAATGGATTTATAATGTTTGGAGTAGTATTAATATT is a window from the Haliovirga abyssi genome containing:
- the aroF gene encoding 3-deoxy-7-phosphoheptulonate synthase, whose protein sequence is MIIVMKPTATENNIEKVKERLVELGFKIHESKGEERYIIGAIGDENILRAHPVDSYEGVEEVLEVTQPFKLASRDFKREDSVIDVKGVKIGGENFVVMAGPCAVESREQIIETAKFVKKSGAHILRGGAFKPRTSPYSFQGLGEEGLKYLKEASEITGMPIITEVMSEDDIELICKYADILQVGARNMQNFALLKKLGKIDKPIFLKRGMAATAKDFLMSAEYIMAGGNYNVILCERGIRTYETATRNTLDLNLVPVVKEWSHLPVIIDPSHGTGRRTAVSPMARASMAVGADGIMIEVHPDPDKALSDGPQSLTFDMFEKLMKDLKDIAKVVNKKL
- a CDS encoding WD40 repeat domain-containing protein — protein: MKHIFTIFLFLFFSILVFSEPFTLNEGHFDSVTDIVKYPFGNKAISVSNDETAIIWDLDKNIIIKTFELYQGALTTVAISPGGKYFAVGSSTGKVFIFDFNSKKLIASVKNHTGKVMDVTFGSKENIVISGGVDGNLVFYDINSLSRVNMISMPCKIISVTTSPNKQYIAIGGDNGSLYLIKSSDLKKIDTISNVHNDWITGIAFSPDNNYIASVSWDLKLCITSVKDLKVTNTIDVPADKNLNSVSWSSDNDLIAVASSDKYVYLYGANSLSLVDKIQTNDKQVYNAVFFPTSSTLLTSGGDAKVNLWDVKKRELLKSYTGY
- a CDS encoding tetratricopeptide repeat protein, which gives rise to MPKNKKDVMLEASLMMVRNELEQKTGKVVASKSKPKNQDEFLKKIKSKKKEQSLNGVDIFKLNRTNKFDKEINIDAVIEVVKKKLWNSPRSLKLINVMLASYILQRNYSKAGLELKKGLNIDSNDLDINYNGAELLFKIGEINRAKELLKNIISKYKDKEALYFLGMILYLEGNKEQAIVVIAESLKDDSNVTRVDKNFAFLFIIKEDVEKELEILSKSLKRVVGNLDFRIVKSYYEILTGKLEKNDANEKIIMKLIAEDKKYLPCLKVNMGLKAKKSGDLKEAVENYNQAIKQNPKCICAKLEKIDIYLEESKYEKAGEILETIIKSNGKYLPVLQRALEFEFYSKNQSETEKIARKIVKIKKDSLIEVYNKEKIILKLSLNDIIEGFYGKLKIILDKYRDLNPKFRFLGYSEMATYKLFRNIKLCEIDFYKEGFVK
- the aroE gene encoding shikimate dehydrogenase, yielding MRIDSKTKLISLLGYPVGHSKSPLMHNAELETLGVNAIYTAMEIEPQKLGAVVNGLKSINNFIGANVTIPHKENVMKYVDGLTEEAKSIGAVNTLYFEDDKLIGDNTDGRGFILSLMNDSGFDPKEKEVLVLGAGGAAKAIITKLIQESVKVVNIYELNIEKSREVKKQIENINSSTKINLILKDELENCAKKSDLIINCTPVGLKENDPLILSENVFNEKQVVFDLIYNPEKTKLLLAAEKKGAKILNGLGMLVYQGALSFEKWIGEKPNVENMKETIKKSM
- the pilB gene encoding type IV-A pilus assembly ATPase PilB; this translates as MVITRRQEMLGEKLLKAGLIKKEQLEEALSQQKMTKEKVGEILVRLGYISIDEILPLLASHLGVKSTRIELEELDEDLKDVLPLDLMRKHHIFPIRKRGNKLILAMANPNDLFVADDVQLRTKSVVIPVLALKSEIESAIDHISQREEKSSEEQMSDDILNELEGFESTDLEFVEDKDENLEDSLNSDSAPIVKAVNALIAKAIAVGASDIHIEPYEKKVRVRFRIDGVLSEIKSFPKRVIGPMASRIKITSGLDIAEKRLPQDGRFKTTTRGRSIDFRVSTLPTVHGEKIVMRILDKGNLKLNMEDLGFEKEELERFDKALSNPYGMILVTGPTGSGKSTTLYSALNRLNKPDVNISTAEDPVEFQLEGINQVHCKKEIGLDFASALKSFLRQDPDIIMVGEIRDKETAEISVKAALTGHLVLSTIHTNDAPSTIQRLTNMGMEPFMLSSSLLLIEAQRLGRRICSNCKTEVKAKKGQIVALGLDYEEYKDVVFYKGTGCPKCNGTGYKGRVGFYEVMYIDEDIREAIAKGASSDELRKLARKNGMRTLREQAIIKAKNGVTTIEEVLRVTME
- a CDS encoding type II secretion system F family protein; its protein translation is MFNFKYTAIDKQGNKKNGELQAKNEKDLKSALKAAGFILIKAQKKGGSKSGSSGSKSSSNKTGEKKVSMFSRVTLKELTIFSRQLATMISSGVTLLKAITILSEQNENPLFKQKLTQIKSDIESGQPFSNALSKHPKQFDKLYVSMVRAGEESGALEVVLNRLATSMEKNQELRGKVKGAMMYPAIVMIVALSITFMLLTFVVPTFTSMFKDAGMQLPGLTQKVVDVSDFLRVYWWVVIIGVILLVVGIKKYINTPKGRKKLDGLMLKLPIMGSFTRKVSVGRFTRTMATLLDSGVPILMAFDIVSETVGNEIISEAIMVAKSSIKEGNTIAKPLADSGEFPLMVTQMIEIGEESGSISEMLSKVADFNEREVEEAVAVVVSAMEPLAIVVMAIIVGTIVIAMFLPMFKLSDLAG
- a CDS encoding ABC transporter ATP-binding protein encodes the protein MIGTRDIIEIKNISKNYKEIDIFKRLKGHKSKIGINNISLNVKEGEIFSIIGLNGSGKTTLMKCMLGLLKPDFGEIKVFGKSKLKRKDYYNIGYLPEISYYPKEVRLKDLINYYAELYNMDRLNRNKIIDEIFEILKLKGREKDKLENFSKGMVQKVGIAQAIMNEPKLLFLDEPMSGLDPLGRKLVMDIIKKMKSKGTTIILNTHILSDVEKLSDRIVILDSGELKSVVDFKNYMQIKSKYQIKITKPYKNFVRLGSFYVKNVIETELDEIIGDLILRGVKIVDIEKLNVSLERYFIEQIS